In Malus sylvestris chromosome 2, drMalSylv7.2, whole genome shotgun sequence, the genomic stretch ttctcttgcaagatagatcctaggtagcgaaaacgatcgctttttgtgatcttcgctagattgctccggtcattagtgtggataagtatataaatggatagagataggaaagcaaacacaagatgtacgtggttcacccagattggctacgtccacggaatagaagagttctcattaattgtgaagggtttacacaagtacataggttcaagctctcatttagtgagtacaagtgaatgatttagtacaaatgacattaggaaatattgtgggagaatgatctcgtaatcacgaaacttctaagtatcggagtgtggtgtcgtcttgacttgccttatctgtctcataggtagatgtggcatcttctctggaagtactcttcctccatccaagggtggtatctttaactggtggagatgcacaaggtaatgtatcaatttcacttgaagcttacttgtagtttcaggcttggtcaagcgcgatacaaaccatgtagtaggagtcccccaagtcgccgagctagggggtctgctgaaagaggtgacagacaaggtaagcaatcagagctccgactgattgttcaccttctccccatcttgcagcagcatgaaggataaagagaagaaaaatgagaagagatgatatgagatacttttgcttttgaagaagtaactttccacaggcttattcttgaactgagctggagggttttctggtttcctccagagtataaggccgactgaagaatttgagggtcaaaacaagtccatcaaatctagagtacgttccaccctgctgatatgggatacttttgcttttgacagagtaatgaatgtatcggcacgtgtgctgttacgcttgtctccacatgcttccttgtatccttcgcacttgccctatctgttcctcaagcagatgcggaatcttccctggaaacataagatgttgaagatgagtactcgagagcaatgccaggtaagtaatcaggtaaggggttccaggcagtcagttcctggctggaagcttgattccaagtgctgactgattgctctctttctccttgtcttgcaggtaaaaacaaggccaaaagaaaagacaggaaaaaagcatgatatgggatactcttgcttttaaccctgatgatatgagatattcttgctctagtatagcttgtttgcagaggtattatcggggggaaagaaagctgaatatttcgaaaggcttcgttgggagtgccctctcaaatatgatgaagggttgagcatttttgcaggtctgcctgtccgttggggatggaggtcgacatatataggagtctccctaacaacaagtagtaatgctattcctttaccctgcttggtcatagcacggtagtgggagctgccagtttcacatgttttaactctgtcagagcactttgaaaaagtggtctgtggtatctggctctcgagattcggagaacgatgcctcttcgatttttgagaaagcaatcatgctgggggtatgactctcgagattcggagagcagtgtctcttcgatttttgaggaagtaatcatgttgggagtctggctctcgagattcggagggtggtgcctcttcgattttggagcaagcaatcttgttgggagtgttgtctcgaatgtgagtataggttgggcatgtttgctagtctaccttgccacgaagcacaaaggttgacacacagggactttccaattatccagcaatggtactgttcctttaccctctcttcgattttgagaaagtagtcatgttgggagtctggctctcgagattcggaggacggtgcctcttcgattttggagcaagcaatcttattgggagtgttttctcgaatgtgagtaaaggttgggcatgtttgctagtctaccttgccacgaagcacagaggttgacacacagggactttccaattatccagcagtggtactgttcctttacagttgtgggtaataatatggtagctagaccttcaaaatttatgtgtctaaacttttgttagtgctgtttctttgctattcttttacctttcttggtcagagcgatgtagtgggagctgcaagcttcacgtgctcaactttggcagagaactttggcaaagttatttgtggtacccatgagctattgttgcgtgtgggaagtgggtgattgaacagtaagattcatgtgctttctacttcaccagaagtcttcgacagaatgcccataatttctgcaaagctgagtgtgcgtgtgacaggtgttgacaaggctagaaaagtaggtgcctcttcgatttctgagatcggccctcgtggtctctgagcagcccagcttttgagaaagcgagcgcctcttcgattgattcagagaacgatgcctcatcgatttttgagaaagcaatcatgctgggggtctggctctcgagattcggggagcagtgtctcttcgatttttgagaaagtaatcatgttgggagtctggctctcgagattcggagggcggtgcctcttcgattttggagcaagcaatcttgttgggagtgttttctcgaggGCAGGTGCTGTTCacgtttgttttgattttgctttatttacaacaaagCCATGCAACAATACCAGCCGAATGGGAGGGTAATTCTCAAAATTTCAGAGGGTCATTTTGTCCATTTTGCTTATCAGGGAGCCACTCGATTTCTTGCTATTTACAACAAAGCCGTCAGGTTTGTGCTGATATTAGGGCTGGGTGggaagggcaattttgtcctTTGCGTTTGAGACCGATTGGGGTGGGTTTAGGTTTGCTGTCATTCAAGGGTTTCGGGGATGGGAGGCCATGCCTccgatggagagagagagagggcagaAAGCATGGTTTCGACTGAGTGGGAGAGAGATTTAGGGATTTTGTCCACTTTTTGAGAAAACGGGATTGGTAAGGAGAGAATGGCTGAGGGAGGTATGGGAGAGAGTGGGTTTCACGTTATTTACAAAATTCATTTCCGTTCAgattgtaattttggttttatgaGAGAGAGCTTCGACTtgcagagagggagagagagcctGCGGCTTGCAGAATCACGAtgatggaagaagaagaagctcagAAGTCTGATACGCCAAGTCGGAGGAACCCTAAAAaccagagaagaagaagaagctcagaaatcgaagcaTTCAAATCATGAGTCGAGGAAGAGGAGGCGGATGCGATTGCCGTTGTGCAGCTCAGACCATCACGATTTTAATTCTAACACTGGAAGGCCGAGGTGCTGCATTCACTGTAACAGTAATTCTAACATAGGGGAAATAGGACTGATTTCCGTTTTTCTTTACTTCTGGCTGCAAGGGAGAAATGGGATTTTCATGAGGCTGGGTTTCCAAAGTTGTCTGCTTTGGCTGGTCCCATTCTCCCTTCCCTAGATGTTCTTCTGTCAGCTTTGCTGGGTTTATATTATCTCCCACTTTTACCATTTTAATTAGTGGTAGAATGTCACAGTCAAATAGGGTGTTAAAAATTGCATATACCTTTCTGTTTTGATTGAAATGGTAACCATTTCAAGAAATTGTGCTATACATGCATAGGTACTCATTTCTCTACACTTTTCGAAGATCTTATATATCTTTTCCTATATTTATGCTTATCTCTAATATAAATATAGGTTACAATTCCTTATCTCACTGTTGGATTTGCCATTCAATTCCTTACCTGACCGTTGTATTTTCCATAATGTTTGGGTGTGCAATTactgggagagagagagagagggtgggtgcagtcattttctctttctatatCCTTCCTTTCCCAATTTGCGTCTCTGGTTGTTGgcattcatcttcttcctcaaggtaAGGACTTTTCaatcaattttttaatatttaatttgggttttattgttTGAGTTCGAACATTCACGGATCTATGAGCAATAGTTTCAGATCCAATAGttttgatttcaaattttcctaGCTGTGTAGTTCTCCATTTTTTTTGCTTCTAAATCTGAAAAAGggatttaaaattttcttttaattgctGTAGTCATAACCCagaatttattttttcatttggtGAATTGGGTTTGGTTGTTGTACATTTTTCTCTCAGCATCTACACAACGTTGTTCTACCATGCCTGGGTTTCGAAGTTCCAAATCCAATTTAACACGTCATCAACTCCACTTAAAGGTTCCtgcatctctttctctccccaaaTTCTTGGCCACATAATTTTATAAGCTTCAGGGAAATGATGCTAGAAGTGCTTAAGCTTAtctatgtgtttatttattttaacttttGTTGTAGTTGTTTTTAGAATGAGTACAATTCAATTGCTTGCCTGATTATTTGGTAAAAGTGCTTTTCTGTGaataatcatttgttaaatgTGCTTTTCTGTGAATAATCATTACTTAAATATGCTTTTGCGTTTGAAGGTTGACATTCATGTTGCAAGAATTAAGTTGTGCTAGATTATTCTGTAGTCCAACTGCAAATGTTTTGATGAAGAGCTGGACCATGTATTCACCTGCTTTTAACAACACTGATTgttagggttttctggtttgttAATTTGGTATTTCCTAAATCTTCACTGTTAGGTTGAGGAGAAAATTGCAAGTTTTTTGGTGTCAGTTGTATAgattttttgtaaattttaatcttcattCTGAAATTTGTGTAATTGTTTGGTTCAAATCTTTATATGGATTGCTTTGTGTAATTGGTTGGctcaaaattttcatatttCTTTGTATGGATTAATTTGTGTAATTGGTTGGCTCAAATCTTTGTTTGATCTAACTATTCCAATTTGgctaatttggttttgtttaggTTTGATTATATTGGGGTTGAATTCTAAAGTGAGGGTGCAGGACGTGTGTGTAGGGTGTAGGGGTTTCAGGGGCGGTATGAGTTGGGGTGCGCCCATGAATTGCAGAGCTGCTCAGCTCTTCGTCTGTAAGATGAGTTTCATCCCTGCCTTAATTCACTTAAATCCTGTGATTTCATGTCTTTTTTTGTTCTGATTCTGAGAGCATGTTTCGGATGGATTGTGGTTTAAATTTTTGCTTTGTTCTGCCTCTAGACAGCCTCCACCACCACTTTGTTCAAATCTGACGGCTCGCGCTGTAGCATCTGCGTGAATCTCCCCGCACAACTGGACTCCACGATGTTTTCCAAATAAACTCCAAACTCCAAAGGGTGCGGCTGAAAAGTTAGAATCTGAGGCAATCAAATCCAATCCAGGGAAGAGATTGGATAGCTTCTGAGGTGTGGCTATGATATGCGCCAACAATTTCGAATGGAGATGATACTGAAGAAGATTGTAAGTCAAGCCTAATCACTAAATACATTAGCGAGTTTAGTGACTGGTTTGAGCTCACCCTATACATaagaagatatattcaaataatGATAAGAATATGGTTATTCACAAATGATTAGGATTGTGTGAATGTTAATTTAAAATGAAGTTTCTGTGTTAGAATTAAAAGAGCTATGCACGGTGGATTTTTATAGGTGTTATGAAATTTTTATACCAGTTTTATTTTATGGGAATTAAGTATGGgtggtttttgtgtttttgaaatttgaaagggGATCATAAATTACAAGAAGAACAGGAAGACTGAGCGCCAATCAGTGCTTCTCTTCCTGCCTCATCCAAATCCAGACATGGTAATTACTCGATTTCTCATTTCTCATTCAtctcctttttattttgttttgtttttatttttggcttttgagaaagtgttTGAGAAAATTAGGACATTTCAGATTatggtattcattttcaattttcttaaaatttttcGATTATCAGATGGCATAGTTTGTGATATACTGTAATATGATTTGAGTGCTCAAAATTAGTATTGCAAATTTTAAGTGGTGGAACATACCCTTTTGGGATTAGCATCTAATATCTTTGTTAACACAATTTCTTATAGAAAATTATATTATCAAAATCTGTAATATCTCCATTTTATCGTTGTTCTTAACTGTCCCATAGTTCAGTAGATATCGGAGTTTGTAATATTATTTGAGATTTGGTGTTCTAATTTTGTACTGATTGGTTTTCTTCGTTTTTGCGATGTTTTAACAGCCTGTCAGACTGGAAATCAAGGTAATTTGGATTATATTTGCTTTTTCTGTATtgtatttgttttcttaaacTGAGAGGTATTATAATCTAAATAGAGCTGACTTGAATGGATTCCTTTTTGTTGATAAatgtaatttggttttgtagGTCAAGATTTTTCAGCAAGCAAAATTAAGCTGTAAATTCATTTGAGGTACAAATGCTTCCACTTATTTAGAGTGCTGAATTCACCCTTGGTTTTAAGTACTCTTTTGCTTATTCTCAATGTAGTCAAATTTTTCAAGACGATTTGAGTGGGGAAAAACAATGTCAAAACATATGTCGTATATATAAACGTTTCTTTTGGGTTCTGAAGATACACTATGAAGTgtttgcatatttaaattttcagtttCCTCGAGTGTATTCAATCTCCTGTTTCATTATAGAGACCTCACGTAGTACTTAATTTAAGATGCTTGCTTCAGTACAatcaaatggaaaaaaaaaaaaccattgcaATGTTGGTATTTCATATATCTTATTTATAACTACGTTTTCTATTGCAAATTATCTCTACAACAATTTATATGCGCGATGTCCATGTGGCTATTATGCATGCATTATTTTCTTCTAAGTGAGGATACGCTTTAATTAGTTCCTCCCTCATTTTTCAGGTACAGAGTGGTGCTGAAAGTTTTCCTCATTATTCCCTATGCTCAGTTGGTTGGGTGTATATGACATGCAGTGAGCTCAGAGACGCAGATAGATTAGTTCATCCATGATGCTGAGCCCTGTCTTGAATGGTATCTTGGCTGCTGCGTTCTTTTTGCTGtgaattatttcttgattttgtTGCACTGTTAGGTCAGGTTTTGGGGGTTCCTTTATTTGTTTCGTTTTCTCATATTTTGGGGATGCATCTCTCTGTTCTGTGtattgttctttgttttaaggtcagtttcctttttttttaggttCTTTTTGTGGGTTTTCAGTTCGTTAATTTGTGACTCTGTGTTTAGATTTTTCGTTGGTGTATGATTAAATGGGTTTTGGTTGTATGATTAAATGGATTTTGGTTGTATGATTAAATGGattttggttgttaatttctgCCTTTTTCAATTCCGCTGAAATCCTTCTTTTGCTTGCGTTGTCTAACGTGTTATGGTCAGTTTTCCCCTTTTTTAGTGGTTTTCAATTGGATTCCACAGTAAAACCCAGAAACTTTGAGGCatgaaattttcatttttattttggatTCTTGATTTATTTTCAGTGTTAAATTGCATGTTGCTTATGTTTCTCAGGAAACAGAGCATTTTTTGCAACTATATCTTTTGTAATCAGCTTGGTTGGAAGGTAGTTATTAAAAGttaggagggtaattttgtcttttgagGTCAATTCCTACCCCttcgattttgctttatttacaacaaaaccgtGGGATTTGGGGCTGGGTTGGAAGGTAGTTTTTAAAAGTTAGGAGGTTAATTTTGTCTCTGACCagatttcaaaatatttacggttttaccAGGATTGCTCTGcttcaaaatttttttattgtgttgAATGACGAGACTGCCCATCTCATCTTCAGATCCCACGGTGAGGATGATGAGATGGAGGGGTAGAATCGTCTTTTTATCATGAGACTGCCCCGTCACTTCGTTCTGTCTTTGGCACAGACAAAGCCATGCCGATCCTGGCATGGGTGAGTGGGAGGGCGACAGTGTGAGAAGGAGAGATTTCAGGTATTTGGGGGTAGGGAGAGTGATTTCAGGGATTGGCAATCCCATCCCGTGTTTTCCTCTCATCTCTGTCACACTCCTCTTTCTAGCCCTTTCTCTTTCACTCTCTTTCAGAGTCTCCCTTTCTCCcaactctccatctctctcaacTTTAGTCCTAGCCCTAATTTGTTCTTTCATTCCTCAATTTTCTCCATCCGAGCAATGAAAAATCGAACTGGGTTTTCAGATTATTGATGCACAGGGATTCACGGACAGAgaaggcagagagagagagaaaaagagagagagagagagagttgattgAGGGAGTTGGTGAGTATGGGCTTGCACAGAGGGAAGAACGCAGGGGTCAGAGGCATGGTTCACAGAGGGGTTGATGGGTTGCAGGTGGAGAGGGGGATTGACGGGAGGGTATTAATCTTGGATGTTTTCATTCTTGGTTCATTTAGTTAATGAAGGTATTAATCTTCTGCAGATTACGACTTACATTTGGTTGTTCAtctggttttgtttttcttatttgtAACACACCCTGATCAGTGGCTGCCAAGCTTACTTGAAAGGGTTTGGCATTTTAATTAGCTTAGatataatttgaaatttatgttttatacaCCAGCATTCCGAATATATATTTTGGATTATGAttaattttcttctccttccacGCTTGCTTTCTATGATGGACAATGTgcccttttttttcttagatAAACAATCTTTTCACTATCTTGCATGCTTTGGCAACAAAGATTAATAAAACTGCACATCTATTATAGACAGAGAGATGTAGGGAGAAGTTGgaattggagagagagagggtgagggAGGGATGGGGTTGCTTTCCAAAGATTTGTTTCGAATTGTTTCTCCAGTTCTTTCTATTTGTTTGGGATTGTTTCTTTTTTACTGAATTATTTTGGTCCATGCCACTAAAATATGATTTATGCTATTAATTGCTGCTTAAATGTGACTTTTGGTATTAATTTTTTACCTTTCATGTTTATGCTGCGTTTGGATTCCATTCGAATCAAATAATGTAGTTAATCTTGATATGAATTCTCTCTGCAACAATAATTAGGGATTTTAGTTTAAATTATCACTAatttgttcttgctttggcCTTGAATCTTGGTTAATTTGGACTGCAGGTGGTTCTAATATGGAGGAGAAGCTGCAAGAGCTTATGATCTTGCTGCACTTAAGTACGACTGTTCTTTAACTCATATAAACTTTTCGGTAGGGTTCAAACTGTTAAGAGTTTTATGATTTTGCAAAAGCTTTTAGTAGCAGTAACTTGGTCTATTTGCAGTTGCATTATTACACTATACAAAGCTGGCAGTAGCTTAACCCCAATCACAAATACA encodes the following:
- the LOC126584522 gene encoding uncharacterized protein LOC126584522; this encodes MHRYSFLYTFRRSYISFPIFMLISNINIGYNSLSHCWICHSIPYLTVVFSIMFGCAITGRERERVGAVIFSFYILPFPICVSGCWHSSSSSSIYTTLFYHAWVSKFQIQFNTSSTPLKGLIILGLNSKVRVQDVCVGCRGFRGGMSWGAPMNCRAAQLFVCKMSFIPALIHLNPVISCLFLF